The genomic interval CCAGATCTGGATCCGAAATCGCCACGCCTGAAGCCCGGCCCTGACGCGACGCGTCGGCATGACGCGTCAAGTCTTTGAAAACAGGCTGTTACGGCACTCGTCTGCGCGTTCGTGCCGTGCCGCCCCGCGCTTCGCCGAATGCGAATGGCTCCGTAGACCCAGAAACACGAGGTGTTGTGGTACTCTGGGTTGACCAACACAAGATTTGGTGGTTGGGAGCACTTTTTTCATTGACTGGCGGAGGCCGATCCAGCTAAGACAGTCTTCACGGGGATGATCTCCTTCCGGCGGCCTGGGGGGTTCGATAACAGGCGGTTGCCGGTTGGATGTGAGCTTGCGGTGGGAAGGAGGACCTGCCCTGGCTCGGGGGCCCCGGGTTTTACCCGGGGCCTCTCTCGTCTCCAGAATTTGATTTCGCATCAAAGGTCCCATCGGGCCACGTTCGGTTCAGCACAGTCATGAGCAAGGGGGAAGCAGTGGGCGACGGCGATCGGCAGCAAGCGCACAAAGGCGGCAAGGCAGACGAAACCGAAACCGGGCAGGCTGTGCTCGGCAGCGTCGGAGCCGAAGGTCAACGCAAAGGTCGACGCACGCCGAAGGGTGTCCAGATCCCCCGTTTCTTCTCCAAGGAGGGGATTCATCCCTTCGAGGAGGTCACCTGGGAGCAGCGCACTGCCACCATCGGCAACGAGCGCGGCGAAGTGATCTTCGAGCAGAAGGACGTCGAGATCCCCGCCGATTGGTCCCAGCTCGCCACGAACGTCGTCGTCTCCAAGTACTTCCGTGGCCATCTCGATACCGCCGGCCGCGAGCGCAGTGTGAAACAGCTGATTGGCCGCGTGGTCGATCGCATCCATGATTGGGGAACCGAGGGCGGCTACTTCCGCACGCCCGCAGACGGCGAGCGCTTCAAGGACGAACTCAGCCATCTGCTGGTCCACCAGAAGATGGCCTTCAACAGCCCGGTCTGGTTCAACCTGGGCGTGGAAGACACACCCCAGCAAGCCAGTGCCTGCTTCATCAACTCGGTCCAGGACACCATGGAATCGATCATGGATCTGGCCAAGACCGAGGCCATGCTCTTCAAGGGCGGTTCGGGCACCGGCTCGAATGTGTCCTCCATCCGTTCCTCCAGGGAGATTCTCGCAGGCGGCGGCACGGCCTCGGGGCCGGTCTCCTTCATGCGCGGTCTCGATTCGTTCGCCGGCGTGATCAAATCCGGTGGCAAGACCCGGCGTGCAGCCAAGATGGTCATCTTGAACGTGGACCATCCGGACATCCGCGATTTCATCCACTGCAAGGCGGACGAAGAGAAGAAGGCCTGGTCGCTGATCGACGCCGGTTACGACGGCGGCTTCAACGTCCCGGGCGGTGCCTACGATTCCGTCTTCTTCCAGAATGCCAACCACTCGGTGCGGGTCAGCGACGATTTCATGCGTGCGGCCCAGGACGACCGGCCCTGGCAGACCCGGGCCGTGACGAATGGCGAGGTGGTCGAGACGATCCCCGCCAAGGAGCTGCTCGACGAGATCTCCGAGGCGGCCCATATCTGTGGCGATCCCGGCATGCAGTACGACACCAACATCAACCGTTGGAATCCGGTCAAGGCTTCCGGGCGCATCAACTCGAGCAACCCGTGCTCCGAGTACATGTTCCTCGACGACACGGCCTGCAACCTGGCCAGCCTGAACCTGATGCAGTTCCAGACGGAGGCGGGTGAGTTCGATGTCGCCGCGTTCCAGCGTGCGGCGTCCCTGACGATCCTGGCCCAGGAGATCCTGGTCGATTTCGCCTCCTATCCGACCCCGGCGATCGGCAGGAACAGCCATCGCTATCGCCCGCTCGGTCTGGGCTACGCGAACCTGGGCGCGCTGCTGATGGCCCAGGGCCTGGCGTACGACAGCGAAGAGGGGCGCCGCCTCGCTTCCGCCATCACTTCGCTGATGTGTGGTGAGGCCTACCGGACCAGTGCCGAAGTGGCCGAGGCGATGGGTCCGTTCCCGCGCTACGCCAAGAACAAGAAACCCTTCCTCGAAGTGATCGGGATGCATCGGGATGCCGCGGAGGCGGTTCCGGCCGGCGGCGTCCAGGCAGATCTCTGGCAGGCGCAGCGTGCGGTCTGGGACGAGGCGCTCCAACTCGGTCGCAAGCATGGCTACAAGAACGCCCAGGTCACGGTCCTGGCACCGACGGGCACGATTGCCTTCATGATGGATTGCGATACGACCGGCGTCGAGCCGGATATCGCGCTGGTGAAGTACAAGAAGCTCGTCGGCGGCGGCATGCTCAAGATCGTGAACGGCACGGTTCCGATGGCGCTCCAGCACCTGGGCTACGACGAAGCCGAGATCGCCGAGATCGTCGCCTACATCGATGAGAAGGAGACGATCGAAGGCGCACCGCACCTGAAGGACGAGCACCTTTCGGTCTTCGATTGCGCATTCCGTCCGATGAACGGCCTGCGTTCGATCGATTGGATGGGACACATCCGGATGATGGGCGCGGTCCAACCGTTCCTTTCCGGTGCCATCAGCAAGACCGTGAATCTGCCCCCCGAGGCCACGGTGGATGATCTTCGCCAGGCCTATGTGGAGGGGTGGAAGCTCGGCCTCAAGGCCCTCGCCGTCTACCGGGATGGCAGCAAGCGAACGCAGCCGCTGAATGCGGGCAAGGATGAGGAAACCGGCAAGGTCGTCGATCTTGCCGAGCGCCGGGCCGTGCGCGTGAAGCTGCCGGACGAACGCCAGAGTGTGACCCACAAGTTCTCGATCGCGGGTCACGAGGGCTACATCACCGTCGGCAGCTACGACGACGGCAAGCCCGGAGAGCTCTTCCTCAAGATGGCGAAAGAGGGCAGCACGGTTTCGGGCCTGATGGATACGATCGGCATCATGACCTCGGTGGCGCTCCAGTACGGCGTTCCGATGAAGGCTCTGGTCGACAAGTTCAGTCATACCCGCTTCGAGCCCTCCGGATTCACCAACAACCCGGAAATCCCGATGGCGAAGTCGATCACCGACTACGTCTTCCGCTACCTCGGCAATCGCTTCCTTTCCGAAGAAGCAGTGGTTCCCGACGAGCAGGAGAGCGATGCGGAAGCGTCGGGCCTGGCGCCGGCGCCCCGGGCGGTCGTCGCGGGAGGTTCAGGCGGTGGCGCGGCCGATGGCCAGGCCACCTTCGTCAACCAGGCCGATGCGCCGGCTTGTACCGAGTGCGGCAGCATTACGGTGCGCAACGGCGCGTGCTACAAATGCCCGAACTGCGGAGCCTCGAACGGCTGCAGCTGAAGGAAACGACAACGCGGCGTCTTGATCAGGGGGGTGAGAGACGCCGCGGAGCGCGGAGTCGGGTCCTTGTGGCCTGGCTCCGCGCTTCACGTTGAGGGAGGGGCTTCGATGTCCAGGTCCATGCGATTCGTCTTGTTGCTCTGTGTGAGTTTCGCCGCCAGCGGTTGCATCACATTGGAGATTCCGCTGTTCGGTGGCAACGAGTGGGTGGAGCAGGAGGTCCATGGCGAGGGCGACGCCAAGATCTTGATGCTCGAGCTCGGTGGAACCCTCTCGACTCGCGGTGAGGCCGGGACCTTTGGGTTCGGCGGCCGCGAGAGCATCGTTGCGCGGGTGCGCGAACAGTTGGAGCGGGCCGGCCACGACGACGAGATCAAGGCGCTCTTGCTGCGCATCGATAGCCCCGGCGGGACGGTCATTGCCAGCGAGATCCTCTACCGGGAAATCCTCCGCTTCAAGAAGGAAAAGGAAATACCGGTCGTCGCCCAGTTCATGGGCGTCGCGGCCTCCGGCGGCTACTACGTAGCAATGGCTGCGGATGAGGTGCGCGCCTATCCGAGTGCCATCACCGGTTCGATCGGCGTCATCATGGCCGGAGTGAACGTGGCCGGGCTGCTCGACAAGGTCGGGGTGGCCAACCAGAGCTTGACCACGGGAGCGTTCAAGGATGCGGGTTCGCCGCTCCGGCCGATGCGCCCCGAAGAACGTGCTCAGCTCCAGACCATTCTCGAGGATCTGTTCGGGGCCTTCCTCGACGTCGTCGAGAAGGGCCGACCCGAACTCGATCGGCCCGCCATCGAGAAGCTGGCCGATGGCCGCATCTACAGCGCGAAGCAAGCCCAGGAAGCCGGCCTCGTCGACGCACTCGGCGATCTGCCCGAGGCCGTGGCTGCAACGCTCGAACGCGCCAACCTCGAGGAGGCAAGGCTGGTCATCTATCACCGAGGC from bacterium carries:
- a CDS encoding vitamin B12-dependent ribonucleotide reductase, which translates into the protein MSKGEAVGDGDRQQAHKGGKADETETGQAVLGSVGAEGQRKGRRTPKGVQIPRFFSKEGIHPFEEVTWEQRTATIGNERGEVIFEQKDVEIPADWSQLATNVVVSKYFRGHLDTAGRERSVKQLIGRVVDRIHDWGTEGGYFRTPADGERFKDELSHLLVHQKMAFNSPVWFNLGVEDTPQQASACFINSVQDTMESIMDLAKTEAMLFKGGSGTGSNVSSIRSSREILAGGGTASGPVSFMRGLDSFAGVIKSGGKTRRAAKMVILNVDHPDIRDFIHCKADEEKKAWSLIDAGYDGGFNVPGGAYDSVFFQNANHSVRVSDDFMRAAQDDRPWQTRAVTNGEVVETIPAKELLDEISEAAHICGDPGMQYDTNINRWNPVKASGRINSSNPCSEYMFLDDTACNLASLNLMQFQTEAGEFDVAAFQRAASLTILAQEILVDFASYPTPAIGRNSHRYRPLGLGYANLGALLMAQGLAYDSEEGRRLASAITSLMCGEAYRTSAEVAEAMGPFPRYAKNKKPFLEVIGMHRDAAEAVPAGGVQADLWQAQRAVWDEALQLGRKHGYKNAQVTVLAPTGTIAFMMDCDTTGVEPDIALVKYKKLVGGGMLKIVNGTVPMALQHLGYDEAEIAEIVAYIDEKETIEGAPHLKDEHLSVFDCAFRPMNGLRSIDWMGHIRMMGAVQPFLSGAISKTVNLPPEATVDDLRQAYVEGWKLGLKALAVYRDGSKRTQPLNAGKDEETGKVVDLAERRAVRVKLPDERQSVTHKFSIAGHEGYITVGSYDDGKPGELFLKMAKEGSTVSGLMDTIGIMTSVALQYGVPMKALVDKFSHTRFEPSGFTNNPEIPMAKSITDYVFRYLGNRFLSEEAVVPDEQESDAEASGLAPAPRAVVAGGSGGGAADGQATFVNQADAPACTECGSITVRNGACYKCPNCGASNGCS
- the sppA gene encoding signal peptide peptidase SppA, producing the protein MSRSMRFVLLLCVSFAASGCITLEIPLFGGNEWVEQEVHGEGDAKILMLELGGTLSTRGEAGTFGFGGRESIVARVREQLERAGHDDEIKALLLRIDSPGGTVIASEILYREILRFKKEKEIPVVAQFMGVAASGGYYVAMAADEVRAYPSAITGSIGVIMAGVNVAGLLDKVGVANQSLTTGAFKDAGSPLRPMRPEERAQLQTILEDLFGAFLDVVEKGRPELDRPAIEKLADGRIYSAKQAQEAGLVDALGDLPEAVAATLERANLEEARLVIYHRGNEARENLFSGEAQSPAPSGLLELVQGAGRPAFLYMWAPW